One Saccharopolyspora erythraea NRRL 2338 genomic region harbors:
- a CDS encoding ATP-dependent DNA ligase, giving the protein MTLPLHPPVKPMLASPVDGVPERAGLFFEPKWDGFRCLVFADPGAAEPLFLQSRTGKSLNRYFPEVLADLGRALTRPAVLDGELVVTRQDEHGDRLDWDALTERIHPAASRVKLLAERTPATFIAFDLLALDDRDLCGEPFSTRRELLSGLESDHSGLRTTPATQDHALAGEWFRVFEGAGLDGLIAKDADGRYEPGKRTMLKVKHARTADCVVAGLRWHANTEPGTAVGSLLLGLHDDRSVLHHVGVVGAFPAARRRELATSLAPLLSAEDHPWLGPHAEDGRRLPGGVTRWRSGELVWEPLRPEKVVEVAYDHTEGAMPSRFRHTTQFVRWRPDRDPESCRYDQLEEPARYDLDSVLSGTVRAQDAGT; this is encoded by the coding sequence ATGACGCTGCCGCTGCACCCACCGGTCAAGCCCATGCTGGCCAGCCCGGTGGACGGGGTGCCCGAGCGGGCGGGGCTCTTCTTCGAACCCAAGTGGGACGGCTTCCGCTGCCTGGTCTTCGCCGACCCGGGCGCGGCCGAACCGCTGTTCCTGCAGTCCAGGACGGGCAAGTCGCTGAACCGCTACTTCCCCGAGGTGCTGGCCGACCTCGGGCGCGCGCTCACCCGGCCGGCGGTCCTCGACGGCGAGCTCGTCGTCACCCGCCAGGACGAGCACGGCGACCGGCTGGACTGGGACGCGCTGACCGAGCGCATCCACCCCGCCGCGAGCCGGGTCAAGCTGCTCGCCGAGCGCACCCCGGCCACCTTCATCGCCTTCGACCTGCTCGCGCTCGACGACCGCGACCTCTGCGGCGAACCGTTCTCCACGCGGCGGGAACTGCTCAGCGGCCTCGAATCCGACCACAGTGGACTGCGCACCACCCCGGCCACGCAGGACCACGCGCTGGCCGGCGAGTGGTTCCGGGTCTTCGAGGGCGCCGGGCTCGACGGCCTGATCGCCAAGGACGCCGACGGCCGCTACGAGCCGGGCAAGCGGACCATGCTCAAGGTCAAGCACGCCCGCACCGCCGACTGCGTCGTGGCGGGGCTGCGCTGGCACGCCAACACCGAGCCCGGCACCGCCGTCGGCTCGCTGCTGCTCGGACTGCACGACGACCGCTCGGTGCTGCACCACGTCGGCGTGGTCGGCGCGTTCCCGGCGGCGCGCAGGCGCGAGCTGGCCACCTCGCTGGCTCCGCTGCTCAGCGCCGAGGACCACCCGTGGCTCGGCCCGCACGCCGAGGACGGCAGGCGGCTGCCTGGCGGCGTGACCCGCTGGCGCAGCGGCGAGCTGGTCTGGGAGCCGCTGCGTCCGGAGAAGGTCGTGGAGGTCGCCTACGACCACACCGAGGGCGCCATGCCGTCGCGGTTCCGCCACACCACGCAGTTCGTGCGCTGGCGCCCGGACCGCGACCCGGAGTCCTGCCGCTACGACCAGCTCGAGGAACCCGCGCGCTACGACCTGG
- the amaP gene encoding alkaline shock response membrane anchor protein AmaP — MSEKPEIRPSTTATGRALGFERGVVVVLGVLALLCGALALVVGMGWLGTYRAQRPVLDPLLVQWWRSSPQVATALAILLGLLLLVIGIWWSARALRPEARPDLRMEDGIAGRLLVSASALADAVQADAESVTGVKRVRVRMAGDVRRPNLRLTLWLHEGTSVRHVWEELDEKVLSHAREALETEVLPTAIRLELDRAPRQRVR, encoded by the coding sequence ATGAGCGAGAAACCCGAGATCCGTCCGAGCACCACGGCCACCGGCCGCGCGCTGGGTTTCGAACGCGGGGTCGTGGTCGTCCTCGGGGTGCTCGCACTGCTCTGCGGCGCGCTGGCGCTGGTCGTCGGCATGGGCTGGCTGGGCACCTACCGGGCGCAGCGCCCGGTGCTGGACCCGCTGCTGGTGCAGTGGTGGCGGTCCTCCCCGCAGGTCGCGACGGCCCTCGCGATCTTGCTGGGGTTGCTGCTCTTGGTGATCGGCATCTGGTGGTCCGCGCGGGCGTTGCGGCCCGAGGCCAGGCCGGACCTGCGGATGGAGGACGGCATCGCAGGCAGACTCCTGGTGTCGGCGAGCGCGCTGGCCGACGCCGTGCAGGCCGACGCCGAGTCGGTCACCGGGGTCAAGCGGGTGCGGGTGCGGATGGCAGGCGACGTGCGGCGGCCGAACCTGCGCCTCACGCTGTGGCTGCACGAGGGCACCAGCGTGCGCCACGTCTGGGAGGAGCTCGACGAGAAGGTGCTCTCCCACGCCAGGGAAGCGCTGGAGACCGAGGTGCTGCCGACGGCGATCAGGCTCGAACTGGACCGCGCACCCCGGCAACGGGTGCGCTGA
- a CDS encoding DUF6286 domain-containing protein produces the protein MRVLVRLIAALFGLALAAAGALLVAETAWAWLRPDSDGLLLALPELRSALSALTWDQTSVRVTAALVAVAGLVLLLVAFGAGRKDIRLHDPAPEVTVTTDPRSLARLVGHHVRAQDGVAGATVTAGRRKVRVRATAQFRQTAELLDELTETARTTVHELPLRRTPKVTVSLSAARERR, from the coding sequence ATGCGTGTGCTGGTGCGCCTGATCGCGGCGCTGTTCGGACTGGCCCTCGCGGCGGCGGGCGCCCTGCTGGTCGCCGAGACCGCCTGGGCGTGGCTGCGGCCGGACAGCGATGGGCTGCTGCTGGCGCTGCCCGAGCTGCGCTCGGCGCTGAGCGCGCTGACCTGGGACCAGACGTCGGTGCGTGTGACGGCGGCGCTGGTCGCCGTGGCGGGACTGGTGCTGCTGCTGGTCGCCTTCGGCGCGGGCCGCAAGGACATCCGGCTGCACGACCCGGCGCCCGAGGTCACCGTCACCACCGACCCGCGCTCGCTGGCGCGGCTGGTCGGACACCACGTCCGCGCCCAGGACGGCGTGGCCGGTGCGACGGTGACCGCCGGCCGCCGCAAGGTCCGGGTGCGGGCCACCGCGCAGTTCCGCCAGACCGCGGAGCTGCTCGACGAGCTGACCGAGACCGCCAGGACGACGGTCCACGAGCTCCCGCTGCGCCGGACGCCGAAGGTGACGGTGTCGCTGTCGGCCGCCAGGGAGCGGCGTTGA
- a CDS encoding Asp23/Gls24 family envelope stress response protein: protein MTAEAARTATEPRPPDGGLPEPAERGTLDIDRTVLRKIAEHAADEVAGGARVRRRLAGVGLGEHGASAHVAGPDRELRIRLDVVLRYPAPVRETVRRMRERITAELERIAGCRVRTVDVTVSAMVRAGKRQRVE from the coding sequence GTGACCGCCGAAGCGGCGCGCACCGCGACCGAACCGCGGCCGCCGGACGGCGGCCTGCCCGAGCCCGCCGAGCGAGGCACCCTCGACATCGACCGCACCGTGCTGCGCAAGATCGCCGAGCACGCCGCCGACGAGGTCGCCGGTGGCGCCCGGGTCCGGCGCCGCCTGGCCGGGGTCGGGCTCGGTGAGCACGGCGCGAGCGCCCACGTCGCCGGACCGGACCGCGAGCTGCGGATCAGGCTCGACGTGGTGCTGCGCTACCCGGCGCCGGTGCGCGAGACGGTGCGCAGGATGCGCGAGCGCATCACCGCGGAGCTGGAACGCATCGCCGGCTGCCGGGTCCGCACGGTCGACGTGACGGTGTCGGCGATGGTCCGCGCGGGCAAGCGGCAGCGAGTGGAGTGA
- a CDS encoding Asp23/Gls24 family envelope stress response protein gives MAQPQTGQTQTGSTESGQETRRVPDSRTGGASPARLADETSQGRTSIAASVVQKIAGIAAKEISGVHAMGGGVSRAFGALRERIPGGSAASSTSGVQVEVGEKQAAVDLDIVVEYGASIVDLARAVRRNVIGAVERMTGLEVIEVNISVNDIHLPSEDEESDGTAPASRVE, from the coding sequence ATGGCCCAGCCCCAGACCGGCCAGACCCAGACCGGATCGACCGAGAGCGGCCAGGAGACCAGGCGCGTCCCGGACAGCCGCACCGGTGGCGCCTCACCAGCCCGGCTGGCCGACGAGACATCGCAGGGCCGCACCAGCATCGCGGCGTCGGTCGTGCAGAAGATCGCCGGGATCGCGGCCAAGGAGATCTCCGGTGTCCACGCGATGGGCGGCGGGGTCTCCCGCGCCTTCGGCGCGCTCCGGGAGCGCATCCCAGGCGGAAGCGCCGCCTCCTCCACCTCGGGGGTCCAGGTCGAGGTCGGCGAGAAGCAGGCCGCGGTGGACCTCGACATCGTGGTGGAGTACGGCGCGTCCATCGTGGACCTGGCACGCGCGGTGCGCCGCAACGTGATCGGCGCGGTGGAGCGGATGACCGGCCTCGAGGTCATCGAGGTCAACATCTCGGTCAACGACATCCACCTGCCGTCCGAGGACGAGGAGAGCGACGGCACTGCACCCGCCTCGCGAGTGGAGTGA
- a CDS encoding anti-sigma factor family protein, producing MADRSSDADRALPCGRTVGELVGYHADGGTPELAAHVAGCPHCQAELAELDSAWAAVRRAASLPVEPPDGLVDRALTTVRGIRGGAGSAPLEFDQDGGSLRISPQAVLVLARRTCAEILTAHPGVHLRGCGGDVDEVRIDLQVQYPLPAPALAEMIRTELADRLHVALGGAAPAVWIRIADVAPPESSDWVT from the coding sequence ATGGCTGATCGCTCCTCCGACGCCGACCGGGCGCTGCCCTGCGGGCGCACCGTCGGCGAGTTGGTCGGCTACCACGCCGACGGCGGGACGCCCGAGCTCGCCGCGCACGTCGCGGGCTGCCCGCACTGCCAGGCCGAGCTGGCCGAGCTGGACTCGGCGTGGGCGGCGGTGCGCCGCGCCGCGAGCCTGCCTGTCGAGCCGCCGGACGGGCTGGTCGACCGTGCGCTGACGACCGTGCGCGGCATCCGCGGCGGTGCCGGGTCGGCGCCGCTGGAGTTCGACCAGGACGGCGGGTCGCTGCGGATCTCACCGCAGGCGGTCCTGGTGCTGGCCCGCCGGACCTGCGCCGAGATCCTGACCGCCCACCCGGGGGTGCACCTGCGGGGCTGCGGGGGCGACGTCGACGAGGTGCGGATCGACCTGCAGGTGCAGTACCCGCTGCCCGCACCCGCGCTGGCGGAGATGATCCGCACCGAGCTCGCCGACCGGCTGCACGTGGCGCTCGGCGGGGCCGCGCCCGCGGTGTGGATCAGGATCGCGGACGTCGCACCACCTGAATCATCCGATTGGGTGACTTAG
- a CDS encoding RNA polymerase sigma factor, whose amino-acid sequence MTARADTDQALIAAAQRGDASAFDELVRRHTTTMYRVAVRILGNSSEAEDAVQDAWVSAWRSLKRFRGDAAPSTWLYRVVTNAALAQIRRRRPTVPLDVSDEAVGGLFADHRDPEGQAVRNEEATMVHRAIATLEPSQRVPLVLHEFEGMGYEEIAEVLDVGAPALRSRLHRARLALLARLKEMHHG is encoded by the coding sequence GTGACCGCTCGCGCCGACACCGACCAAGCGCTGATCGCAGCAGCGCAGCGCGGGGACGCGTCGGCGTTCGACGAGCTGGTCCGCCGCCACACCACCACCATGTACCGGGTCGCGGTGCGCATCCTGGGCAACTCCTCGGAAGCCGAGGACGCGGTGCAGGACGCGTGGGTCTCGGCGTGGCGGTCGCTGAAGCGCTTCCGCGGCGACGCCGCGCCGTCGACGTGGCTGTACCGGGTGGTGACCAACGCCGCGCTCGCCCAGATCCGGCGGCGGAGGCCCACCGTGCCGCTCGACGTCTCCGACGAGGCCGTGGGCGGGTTGTTCGCCGATCACCGCGATCCCGAAGGCCAGGCGGTGCGCAACGAGGAAGCCACCATGGTCCACCGCGCGATCGCGACCCTGGAACCCTCGCAGCGCGTCCCGCTGGTCCTGCACGAGTTCGAAGGGATGGGCTACGAGGAGATCGCCGAGGTCCTGGACGTCGGCGCCCCCGCGCTGCGGTCCCGGCTGCACCGCGCGCGGTTGGCGCTGCTGGCCAGGCTGAAGGAGATGCACCATGGCTGA
- a CDS encoding pyrimidine reductase family protein, producing MSGAPQADDELEQFYAYPEALERPWVRVNFVSSLDGAVTIKGRSRGLSAPEDQRVLGLIRDLSDVVLVGVSTAVLEGYRGVKRTEVRSERRSRLGLSPVPPIALVTRSCSLPVDSPLLTDTLVPPIVLTCQAAPADRRAALADAGADVVVAGDEQVDLPAALAALDERGLRRIGCEGGPTLFGSLVESDLVDELCLTMSPLLAGGDAGRIAKGTGVGVPRRMRLLSALHTDESLLLLRYARMPA from the coding sequence ATGAGTGGCGCACCACAGGCGGACGACGAACTCGAGCAGTTCTACGCCTACCCGGAGGCGCTGGAACGCCCGTGGGTGCGGGTGAACTTCGTCTCCAGCCTCGACGGGGCGGTGACGATCAAGGGCAGGTCGCGCGGCCTGTCGGCACCGGAGGACCAGCGGGTGCTCGGTCTCATCCGCGACCTCTCCGACGTGGTGCTGGTCGGTGTGAGCACCGCCGTGCTCGAGGGGTACCGCGGCGTCAAGCGAACCGAGGTCCGCAGCGAGCGCCGCAGCCGCCTGGGGCTCTCCCCCGTGCCGCCGATCGCCCTGGTCACGCGGTCGTGCTCGCTGCCGGTGGACTCACCACTGCTCACCGACACGCTCGTGCCGCCGATCGTGCTCACCTGCCAGGCCGCCCCGGCTGACCGGCGGGCCGCGCTGGCCGACGCCGGCGCGGACGTGGTGGTCGCCGGGGACGAGCAGGTCGACCTCCCGGCCGCGCTCGCCGCGCTCGACGAGCGGGGGTTGCGCCGCATCGGCTGCGAGGGCGGGCCGACGCTGTTCGGCTCCCTGGTCGAGTCCGACCTCGTCGACGAGCTGTGCCTGACGATGTCGCCGCTGCTGGCAGGCGGGGACGCCGGGCGGATCGCCAAGGGCACCGGTGTCGGCGTGCCCCGGCGGATGCGCCTGCTCTCGGCGCTGCACACCGACGAATCGCTGCTGCTGTTGCGGTACGCGAGAATGCCCGCGTGA
- the zapE gene encoding cell division protein ZapE: MSTPRLADRRPELSPDEMVGAMTPPPRFDEVRFDTYVPNPDEPSQAAAVEACGAFAERVAAASSGGGSWWKSLFGGRKADPGKPGLYLDGGFGVGKTHLLASTWHAVPGPKSYGTFVELTNLVGALGFAETVRRLSEHRLLAIDEFELDDPGDTMLVTQLIAKLSDAGVHVAATSNTLPDKLGEGRFAAVDFLREIHAMAARFDVVRVDGPDYRHRGLPDAPDPMGDGELTELAAATDGATLDDFEELCAFLARLHPSKYGRLVDGVSAVHLRGVQAAPDQDVALRLVALADRLYDRAIPVRVSGESLPSLFTEEMLAGGYRKKYLRATSRLTALSRDLAKS; encoded by the coding sequence ATGAGCACCCCGCGGCTGGCCGATCGCCGTCCCGAACTCTCGCCGGACGAGATGGTCGGTGCGATGACCCCGCCGCCCCGGTTCGACGAGGTCCGCTTCGACACCTACGTCCCCAACCCCGACGAGCCCAGCCAGGCCGCCGCGGTCGAGGCGTGCGGTGCCTTCGCCGAGCGGGTCGCCGCCGCCTCCAGCGGTGGCGGGTCCTGGTGGAAGTCGCTGTTCGGTGGGCGCAAGGCGGACCCGGGCAAGCCGGGGCTGTACCTCGACGGCGGTTTCGGCGTCGGCAAGACCCACCTGCTGGCATCGACCTGGCACGCGGTGCCCGGGCCCAAGAGCTACGGCACCTTCGTCGAGCTGACCAACCTGGTCGGCGCGCTCGGCTTCGCCGAGACCGTGCGCAGGCTCTCCGAGCACCGGCTGCTGGCCATCGACGAGTTCGAGCTCGACGACCCGGGCGACACCATGCTGGTGACCCAGCTCATCGCCAAGCTCAGCGACGCGGGCGTGCACGTCGCCGCGACGTCGAACACGCTGCCCGACAAGCTGGGGGAGGGCCGGTTCGCGGCGGTGGACTTCCTGCGCGAGATCCACGCGATGGCCGCCCGCTTCGATGTCGTGCGCGTGGACGGCCCGGACTACCGGCACCGCGGCCTGCCCGACGCGCCGGACCCGATGGGCGACGGCGAGCTCACCGAGCTGGCCGCGGCAACCGACGGCGCGACGCTCGACGACTTCGAGGAGCTCTGCGCCTTCCTCGCCCGCCTGCATCCGTCGAAGTACGGCCGCCTGGTCGACGGCGTGAGCGCGGTGCACCTGCGCGGAGTTCAGGCGGCACCGGACCAGGACGTGGCGCTGCGGCTGGTGGCGCTGGCGGACCGGCTCTACGACCGGGCGATCCCGGTCCGCGTCTCGGGCGAGTCGCTGCCGTCGCTGTTCACCGAGGAGATGCTGGCCGGCGGCTACCGCAAGAAGTACCTGCGGGCGACCAGCCGCCTCACCGCGCTGTCGCGCGATCTCGCCAAGTCCTGA
- a CDS encoding FAD-dependent oxidoreductase, translating into MESTRCCVVGGGPAGMMLGLLLARAGVEVTVLEKHRDFLRDFRGDTVHPSTLRLLDDLGLGERFAALPQRKLERMRMLIGESTVVAADFGRLRGRRNYIAMVPQWDFLDLLAKAAADEPSFTLRMCTEVTGLRSEGGRVTGVRYLDEDGSPGELAADLTVGCDGRDSVVRRSAGMRSRAFDIPMDVWSVRVRAVPGSGAGGQVFARFADGQVAVTMDRGDYFQTSYLIRKGDDARLRARGIEWFRGALAELFGWAPHVLEEIGSFDDVKLLETSMDRLPRWYADGVLCIGDAAHTMSPVGGVGVNLAVQDAAATARLLAEPLLRGTIGVADLARVQRRRLLPTAVAQRLQLGEHEMLLRPALEGTLGTKRLPFPMRLLRRFPALGAVTAYVGGVGVRPERAPGFARRARR; encoded by the coding sequence ATGGAGAGCACGCGGTGCTGCGTGGTCGGTGGCGGCCCGGCGGGGATGATGCTCGGCCTGCTGCTGGCCAGGGCCGGGGTCGAGGTCACCGTGCTGGAGAAGCACCGCGACTTCCTGCGGGACTTCCGCGGCGACACCGTGCACCCCTCGACCCTGCGCCTGCTCGACGACCTCGGGCTCGGGGAGCGGTTCGCCGCGCTGCCGCAGCGGAAGCTGGAACGGATGCGGATGCTGATCGGAGAGTCCACTGTGGTCGCCGCGGACTTCGGGCGGCTCCGGGGCCGCCGCAACTACATCGCGATGGTCCCGCAGTGGGATTTCCTCGACCTGCTTGCGAAAGCGGCGGCGGATGAGCCGTCGTTCACCCTGCGGATGTGCACCGAGGTCACGGGTCTGCGCTCGGAGGGCGGCCGCGTCACCGGCGTCCGCTACCTCGATGAGGACGGCAGCCCCGGCGAGCTCGCCGCGGACCTGACCGTCGGGTGCGACGGCCGCGACTCCGTGGTCCGCCGCTCGGCGGGGATGCGGTCCCGGGCGTTCGACATCCCGATGGACGTCTGGTCGGTGCGGGTTCGGGCGGTGCCCGGCTCCGGTGCGGGCGGGCAGGTGTTCGCCCGGTTCGCCGACGGCCAGGTCGCGGTCACGATGGACCGCGGCGACTACTTCCAGACCTCCTACCTGATCCGCAAGGGTGACGACGCCAGGCTGCGGGCGCGCGGGATCGAGTGGTTCCGGGGCGCGCTCGCGGAACTGTTCGGCTGGGCGCCGCACGTGCTGGAGGAGATCGGCTCCTTCGACGACGTCAAGCTGCTGGAGACCTCGATGGACCGGCTCCCGCGCTGGTACGCCGACGGCGTGCTCTGCATCGGCGACGCCGCGCACACGATGTCGCCGGTCGGCGGGGTCGGCGTGAACCTCGCGGTGCAGGACGCGGCGGCGACCGCCCGGCTGCTGGCGGAGCCGCTGCTGCGCGGCACCATCGGCGTCGCCGACCTCGCGCGGGTGCAGCGGCGGCGCCTGCTGCCGACGGCCGTGGCGCAGCGGTTGCAGCTCGGCGAGCACGAGATGCTGTTGCGGCCCGCGCTCGAAGGCACCCTCGGCACGAAGCGACTGCCGTTTCCGATGCGGCTCCTGCGGCGGTTCCCGGCGCTCGGTGCGGTGACTGCCTACGTCGGCGGTGTCGGCGTCCGCCCGGAGCGCGCACCCGGCTTCGCCCGGCGCGCGCGGCGTTAG
- a CDS encoding TetR/AcrR family transcriptional regulator — MTASRPGPRRTAATFTERARRRQIIDSTIELISVRGYTGTSLSAIAEAAGISKAAVLYHFSSKDNLTEATLQHVFEQYTAYVMERVERAADAREAVLAYVRAMISYSRDNRRHIRLITEVLLDDKGGTRLKAPGSHEAGGRLRGLADLLAAGQEAGLLRDFDTTTIALAIGGAIDGVVSQWLADPELDLDAATEELESFVILAIDRRAA, encoded by the coding sequence GTGACGGCATCCCGCCCCGGTCCGCGGCGCACCGCTGCGACCTTCACCGAGCGGGCCCGCCGCAGGCAGATCATTGACAGCACGATCGAGCTGATCTCGGTGCGCGGCTACACCGGTACCTCCCTGTCGGCGATCGCCGAGGCCGCCGGGATCTCCAAGGCGGCGGTGCTCTACCACTTCTCCTCGAAGGACAACCTGACCGAGGCGACGCTCCAACACGTCTTCGAGCAGTACACCGCCTACGTCATGGAGCGGGTGGAACGGGCCGCCGACGCGCGCGAGGCGGTGCTGGCCTACGTGCGGGCGATGATCTCCTACAGCCGCGACAACCGCCGCCACATCCGGCTGATCACCGAGGTGCTGCTCGACGACAAGGGCGGGACGCGGCTCAAGGCGCCGGGCTCGCACGAGGCCGGAGGCCGGTTGCGGGGCCTGGCCGACCTGCTCGCGGCGGGGCAGGAAGCCGGGCTGCTGCGCGACTTCGACACCACCACCATCGCGCTTGCGATCGGCGGAGCCATCGACGGCGTGGTCAGCCAGTGGCTGGCCGATCCGGAGCTCGACCTGGACGCCGCGACGGAGGAGCTGGAGTCCTTCGTCATACTCGCGATCGACCGCCGAGCGGCCTAA
- the rocD gene encoding ornithine--oxo-acid transaminase: MTAAPSRVPAQADTTTTDATDRFLGLADHYSAHNYHPLPVVIAEASGAWMTDVDGRRYLDFLAGYSALNFGHGHPDLVAAATEQLGRVTLTSRAFHHDQFGPFCAELAELTGTDMVLPMNSGAEAVESAIKVARKWAYQVKGVPEDRAEIVVAGSNFHGRTTTIVSFSTDPTARSDFGPFTPGFVITPYGDADAVEAAITERTAAVLVEPIQGEAGVLVPPADYLPRLRALCDDNEVLLIADEIQSGLARTGELLASEHDGIRADLYTLGKALGGGIMPVSAVVGRREVLGVLRPGEHGSTFGGNPLACAVGRAVIALLRTGEFQRRSRELGAHLHRRLGELVGQGVAEVRGRGLWAGVEIEPGGPTGRQASTALAERGVLCKETQDTTLRIAPPLVISRADLDAGIDAVAEVLTGR; the protein is encoded by the coding sequence ATGACTGCCGCCCCATCGCGTGTCCCCGCGCAGGCCGACACCACCACGACCGACGCCACCGACCGGTTCCTCGGACTCGCCGACCACTACAGCGCGCACAACTACCACCCGCTCCCCGTGGTGATCGCCGAAGCCTCGGGCGCGTGGATGACCGATGTGGACGGACGCCGCTACCTGGACTTCCTCGCCGGCTACTCGGCGCTGAACTTCGGCCACGGCCACCCCGACCTGGTCGCCGCGGCCACCGAGCAGCTCGGTCGCGTCACGCTGACCAGCCGCGCCTTCCACCACGACCAGTTCGGGCCGTTCTGCGCGGAGCTGGCCGAGCTGACCGGCACCGACATGGTGCTGCCGATGAACTCCGGCGCCGAGGCGGTGGAGTCGGCGATCAAGGTCGCCCGCAAGTGGGCCTACCAGGTCAAGGGCGTGCCGGAGGACCGCGCGGAGATCGTCGTCGCGGGCTCCAACTTCCACGGCCGCACCACCACCATCGTCTCGTTCTCCACCGACCCGACCGCGCGTTCGGACTTCGGCCCCTTCACCCCCGGATTCGTCATCACCCCCTACGGCGACGCCGACGCCGTCGAGGCCGCGATCACCGAACGCACCGCCGCCGTGCTGGTGGAGCCCATCCAGGGCGAGGCGGGCGTGCTGGTGCCGCCCGCCGACTACCTGCCGCGGTTGCGCGCGCTGTGCGACGACAACGAGGTCCTGCTGATCGCCGACGAGATCCAGTCCGGCCTGGCACGCACCGGCGAGCTGCTGGCCAGCGAGCACGACGGGATCCGCGCCGACCTCTACACCCTGGGCAAGGCGCTCGGCGGCGGCATCATGCCGGTGTCGGCGGTCGTCGGGCGGCGCGAGGTGCTGGGCGTTCTGCGCCCCGGCGAGCACGGCTCCACCTTCGGCGGCAACCCGCTGGCCTGCGCCGTCGGCCGCGCGGTGATCGCGCTGCTGCGCACCGGCGAGTTCCAGCGGCGTTCCCGCGAGCTCGGCGCCCACCTGCACCGGCGTCTCGGCGAGCTGGTCGGCCAAGGCGTCGCCGAGGTGCGCGGGCGGGGCCTGTGGGCCGGGGTGGAGATCGAGCCCGGCGGACCGACGGGCCGCCAGGCCAGCACCGCGCTCGCCGAACGCGGCGTGCTGTGCAAGGAGACGCAGGACACCACGCTGCGCATCGCGCCGCCGCTGGTGATCAGCCGCGCCGACCTGGACGCCGGCATCGACGCCGTCGCCGAGGTCCTGACCGGACGCTGA
- a CDS encoding lactonase family protein, with protein sequence MPDNGEYRMYVGAYTADESKADGIRLAVADGTGAVRCTDVVHTAADPSFLALSPDGSTLFAVSEVWEGRVLSFAVCDDGSLREVNSQPTLGSGPCHLSVHPSGRFLLTANYVSGNVVVHPVAEGGVLREPCHVVQHSGSGPSDRQDGPHAHQVLSDPTGKRVLAADLGTDSVYVYDFDAESGHLAIRTEVTVAAGAGPRHLAFHPSGTRFYLLNELALALTEVAYDPETGAAEAGRTLPTVPDDHREKSLAAEVVVSPDGRFAFASNRGHDSIAVFGCDDFRLLGIHPAGVAGPRHIALSPDGAVLFAAGQDSGTLRALRVRGDGGLEPVGEPVETPAPVCLLPVA encoded by the coding sequence ATGCCGGACAACGGCGAGTACCGGATGTATGTCGGCGCTTACACGGCGGACGAGTCGAAGGCGGACGGGATCAGGCTCGCCGTCGCCGACGGCACGGGGGCGGTGCGGTGCACCGACGTCGTGCACACGGCCGCCGACCCGTCGTTCCTCGCGCTCTCGCCGGACGGCTCGACGCTGTTCGCGGTCAGCGAGGTCTGGGAGGGCCGGGTCCTGTCGTTCGCGGTGTGCGACGACGGCTCGCTGCGGGAGGTCAACTCGCAGCCGACGCTGGGTTCGGGGCCCTGCCACCTCAGCGTCCACCCGTCCGGCCGGTTCCTGCTGACGGCCAACTACGTTTCCGGCAACGTCGTGGTGCACCCCGTCGCCGAAGGCGGGGTGCTGCGCGAGCCGTGCCACGTGGTCCAGCACAGCGGCAGCGGGCCGAGCGACCGCCAGGACGGCCCGCACGCCCACCAGGTGCTTTCCGACCCGACCGGGAAGCGGGTGCTCGCCGCAGACCTCGGGACCGACTCGGTCTACGTCTACGACTTCGACGCGGAGTCCGGGCACCTGGCGATCCGGACCGAGGTGACGGTGGCGGCGGGCGCGGGCCCGCGCCACCTGGCGTTCCACCCGTCTGGCACCCGCTTCTACCTGCTCAACGAGCTGGCTTTGGCGCTGACCGAGGTCGCCTACGACCCGGAGACCGGTGCGGCCGAAGCCGGACGCACCCTGCCGACGGTGCCCGACGACCACCGGGAGAAGAGCCTGGCCGCGGAAGTGGTCGTCTCGCCGGACGGCCGGTTCGCCTTCGCCTCCAACCGGGGGCACGACAGCATCGCGGTGTTCGGCTGCGACGACTTCCGGCTGCTCGGCATCCATCCCGCGGGCGTCGCCGGCCCCAGGCACATCGCGCTGTCCCCGGACGGCGCGGTGCTCTTCGCGGCCGGTCAGGACAGCGGCACCCTGCGGGCGTTGCGGGTTCGCGGCGACGGGGGACTGGAGCCGGTCGGCGAGCCCGTGGAGACGCCGGCGCCGGTCTGCCTGCTGCCCGTCGCCTGA